ataaaaaaataaaataaaaatggatatcGGTTAACTAGAAACACAAGGTGTAAATAAAATTGTATACTAAAACCTTACTAATCCTAGATTACAAAATATTGAAGGGGCAATAGTGATATTCTTGCAtcgaaaataaattattgatttgTTTAGACTAACGTTAGCTGTGTTTTTTAAAGTTGATTTGTTTAATTCTGAGTTTGTCCAATTATTACTTTCTTGGAGTATAGTATTCCCTCCGTTCTTCAAATACTTGTCTTATTTTGTTTTACACAttccttaaaaaatattaactagagagtaatttgattaaattattcttatttattacttctttctatttaatataaaaataatatttctctcttttgcACTATATTAGCATCTCTTCATAGTTATGGTACTagaaacaaaagtttttttcattACAAATAAAtggtaaaatattttcacttaACCAGTTTATTAGAAAAATACAcggtaaataatattttttttactgaaaTAGTGAACACTTCAATCTTTCcatacataattaaataatagtGGGAAAATATTGACTTTTTAATAGTAGGTAAAAATAGAAACAAAcaactaattatattaattttctaaaatgatCAAATACTATACTTTTTAACAAGGATAACAAGAATTTAGAAACGTCcaatacaattaattaatgcaACTACTTTCCCAATAACCTTTgcatattgacattttaaatttatatttcatgTGAATGGTTGGTATATACAAGTTATAAAATTAGgtatattaaatttattctcCGTTGCCGTATCAAAGTTTGTTTTTGCCTTTTAACACTAGTTAGCAGTAAAAGGCAGACTCTGCTGaaaatgatacattattatattGGAGTAAATAATTCATAAAGGGTAGGGTATTAGTATAATTATTACATTCTTAATCTCTAAATTACTTTACACCTACTCCAAATGTTAAGGGACAAAATGTGGGACTGTCAAACAATAATTTATCGTCTAATCTAGCTATTCACTATATAATAGAATAAGTGTGAGAAATAAGTATTGAAAACGTTTTTAAATTTggtgtaaattattagttttatttttaaaattatggtataatacataaacatgttaTTCAATTTGGCTTTAGTTTAcatttatgtcctccaactttaggtgtgcacaagtagacacttcaactagtactataaaattgaacaagtagacacccgtgtcctacatgacataattcACGTAGAACGCCATTaagacacaaaattgtcatgtagaatGCAATATAGGGTCAATgggtctatttgttcaattttatataagtttaaatatCTACTTGTGCGCACGCAAAGTTAAAAGTCATAATTGTCACTTGAAGTCAAGTTAAtgatcatgtttatgtattatgcccaAAAAATTTGACAGCTTTGAAAAAACCcttctacttgactaactaaaattaaatagaCCCCCAATCTTATCACATGGGTGAAATACATCCCTAAAAATCTCACGCTCCTACAAGAGTTTCATGAGACCACTTGTTATGCCATGTAGCAGTCAGGAGTGTATTAAATCTCAATTAGTCAAgtaaaaaagtattttaaaattgtcaataatttaaaaacaaaactaacGATTCACATCAAATTCAGGAACGTTTTCAATACTTCACTCTACAAATAAACTAGAAgcaaaaggaaaaagacaaatatagtaCTATAAAATACTACTCCTAACAAATAGCAATAATggtaatgaataaataattattataaaggGCTCAACTTAGACAAAAGTAAATAATGGTAGCCAATAAAGGGCTCAACTTTTAGACAAATGTAATTTGTGTTCACTCACCAAATGGACAAGGCACCAACAGCGACTTCTGCGTTCTTCAAATAGCCAGCGAACAGGACTAACGCCATAAAGTACCAAGTCTCCAAGCtgcataaacatatatatatatatttattattttaactttttctttggtTTCTCATCCCGTGTCTAGTATTTAGATTGGAATTCGACTTAATTTAGATTTGTACTGAAAAATTTCACATTCGGTGGTAAAATACTTCATAACAAAGGTGGCACTATATTCAGGAAGACTCAAATTTGAAACtttaattaagaatgaagaagtaCTTATCGctccaccacaacccttattgatatatatatatatattactctaaTTGCGACATCAACAAAGCAATAATAATTACACTTATCAAAAATAGTTAACGACTTAGACCAAAAGTCTCAAAGGTACTGCTGATGATATTATCTTATTtgatctttttaaaaaatagtatacTTTTCGTGttaggaaataataaataaatttatggtAGATTGATTTCTTGCATAATTGCTCTTGTCATTCTCAaagattataaaattttcaaaaagaaagatccccaaatatttaacaaatttgGACTCTAATATGTGTCTTGGTCTTATATGTGTATCAACTATGTATATGGTTTTTAGCCTTCTCTTTCATAAGGGTATTTAATAAAAAAGTTGGTTTTATAAGTTTAAGAtggaatattttatttgaaataggAATAAAGTCTGCATACAGTACTCTATCATTTTTAAACTCGACTTATTGAGATTATACTGAATATGTCATAAGCAAGCAGAACAAAGACAGAGAAAACGAAATGTTGATTAATTTACTAACCATAGCATGACAGCAGAGGCAAGAGATAACCTAACAAAGCCCCACAGATTAACAAAAGCCTTCCATGAGAAACCTGACCATGCTTGTCCACAAGTACCACTAAATACATATAACATTTGCGCCACCACTATGAACCACCACGATGAGTTGAGCACCACCGCGGCACCGACAAGTCCCCACCCCAACTTCAACATAAGCAACCAGCTAAAAAATGTATGAAAAACCAAAGCTATTGCTGCAATCCATGCCATCACCATAATCTTGCTTTGTGActaaaaatcaccaaaatatcaAATGTTCAACACATTAAGTTTATAGTATTAAATTTAAATCGTGAATTCGTCTCTGTTACCTGTAAGAATTTGGCTATTGGAAAATTCATAGCATATGCAAATAATTGAGGAATCATATATAAAGCCATTTTTCCTGCTTCCCTTGATATATCCTCTGTTTGTCCAATTAATCTCAAAAATTGGGCagcaaaaatataaagaaacattAAGATTACTGCTGTTGAATTGAGAATAACCCATGATCTTTGCATGTATACACCTAACATGTCAATTTGTCCTGCTCCAAATGCTTGTCCACATAGTGTTTCTAGTGCACTTCCCATACCCAACTGTCcatacaaaacaaaacaaaaaaaaattgaatagatTTCAGGGTGTAACTCAATTTGAAAAGCTAATTCTTGAGGTAAAGATTTCTAAAGGCGGGAATAACTCATAACGAACTAATCTAGGGCTTAACACCTTGCACACCGAGGATTAAATATCTAGTACATGATGACAGCTAATTCTAATAGCTTTGgttcaaatattatatatatcttaaaaaattatttaatatgtacgaattattaatttaaaataaatacataaattttaaacacTGATTCCGCATTCACAACATGATATGAGGCGCCTAACATGATAAACTATGTGAGGTCCATGAAATTATAGTCAATATCTGCCTTTCAAGTAAGTTCTAAGCCACTGGcatataatacaaaaataaggtTTTAAGataataatacaatttttttttgtatttttatttagaaaactACAAAGTGTAGTTATCTATTAAAACAACAAGATATACAAAGCAATAGTTATTTCTATATGAAAGAGGTAAAAAGGGAATCTCTCAAGAATAAGGACAATAtatcttattattataatataataaaataattatgtattctTGATCCATCTTGAAATTCATTGAAAAAATCAAtaacctaaaaaaataaaaagttcaaaactcataaattttaaatactgaATTTTTCGATATTGGGGAGGCCTAACATGATAAACTCTGTGAGGTGAGGTCCAGAGTGAGATGAAATTAATTATCAATCTCTTTCCTCTCAACTAACTTTCTTTTTTCAACAACTAATATTTAAGATGAACAAAATATTCCAATAATTATGAGATGTAACAATGACTACACACATCAATCACCAGaaaaatatatgatgaaaaatagattcttactgaaataattgataacttataaagaaaacataacatttttttttccttttctcacCGATTCAATAGCACCTGAACATTTTTCAATGAGAATTACGTACCATGACACCAAAAGAGAAACCAGCAATGACAGAATTTTCAACAGAAACAGCAGCAAGTTCAAGAGTGCCAAGATGACCAGCAAATGTTTGAGTAACAGCACCAAGAGAGTACTGACAAATTGAGGTGAAAATAGCTGGACCAGCAAGGtaccataattttttagattcaaCAGTAAACTCTCTAAAGAAATCTTGAATTCCAGTGATAGGTGGAATATCATCAGCATCAGCAACAAATGAAgaaccaaaagaatttcttatgagactattattattatcaagATCAGATGTACTGATTTCTGTTTGTGAAAGAAGAGGTTCATTTTGCTTAGAGTTGTGGTCTTCCATTGAAAGGatgaaataaaacaaagtgATTTGTTGTATGggtatatatatagagagagatatACACCTCTAAGGATGAGTAATTAATTCTATGAATTTTCTTAACTTATATGACACTATATATctttttgtattatttgtttCCTATCttacacttttattattttaaaaagatttattttatatttatgtgtgTGCATTATagcaaaaacaatttttagcgataataaatatacacattagcAAAGAGTGTTAAAGCTTTTACCAATATTAGTTAATCGTCATTGGATCCAATCTCGCTATAGGCTTTAACGACATTTATAAAGAGTGTGAATTTccactaaaaatacatatttggtggcaattaagttattgttattaaatatcatttttggtgtagtggtgtggatatatatatatatgtgtgtgtgtgtgtaattTGTCCAACCCGttcataattttatgaattgagttcaagataatttgaattgggttcaatctcaaATCATTTAAGTCTTAactcatttaaaaaagaatcttCAATTGAGCTCAATTTAATCTCCAAATTCAATTTGTACTAAAACCTTTTTTTTACATTGATGTAATGTATGTTCCTATATTGAAAGtatgaattactatctattttatatcttctaggatttatttattcatttgtaacttttttttcttgagttgaaattcaaattgtcgttataaaagttaaataacaatatgttaaaattattgagattaaacTGGTCAATTTCTGCGGGTCATGACCTAACCCGATATTTAGTCCATTTAAACCCAAAGTAAACTTAGACGGATCATGaccaaattcaatttctataTCAACCTATTTTAATATCTCTAATTTCAATGCAACCGACTCATTTCACACACCTTATTTTTTATGCTCTAGGTAATTAAAACATTTTGTgtaaactattt
The DNA window shown above is from Solanum stenotomum isolate F172 chromosome 6, ASM1918654v1, whole genome shotgun sequence and carries:
- the LOC125867769 gene encoding protein DETOXIFICATION 29-like, which translates into the protein MEDHNSKQNEPLLSQTEISTSDLDNNNSLIRNSFGSSFVADADDIPPITGIQDFFREFTVESKKLWYLAGPAIFTSICQYSLGAVTQTFAGHLGTLELAAVSVENSVIAGFSFGVMLGMGSALETLCGQAFGAGQIDMLGVYMQRSWVILNSTAVILMFLYIFAAQFLRLIGQTEDISREAGKMALYMIPQLFAYAMNFPIAKFLQSQSKIMVMAWIAAIALVFHTFFSWLLMLKLGWGLVGAAVVLNSSWWFIVVAQMLYVFSGTCGQAWSGFSWKAFVNLWGFVRLSLASAVMLCLETWYFMALVLFAGYLKNAEVAVGALSICMNILGWAVMAAIGCNAAISVRVSNELGAAHPRTAKFSVVVVVFSSFLIGLLLSVFLLVFRSQYPSLFAESESVKRLVYELTPLLVFCIVVNNIQPALSGVAIGAGWQALVAYVNIACYYLFGIPLGLILGYKFNMGVQGIWYGMVSGTVIQTFVLFWIVYKTNWNKEASIAAARIKMWGGEPANEIEK